In the Pseudomonas sp. ADAK2 genome, one interval contains:
- a CDS encoding di-heme-cytochrome C peroxidase, translating to MRLLLRLLVLIAVLLGLGLAVVLYYVANPKLPAYSPAQQVHYLEQWSAADRQTYYFTPQGTQVKGLRYDWFEALELPFSQRRFAAPEYLARFGFLIDPAQKATPNNPGNLPVGFARHQNPGSQDQFLDITCAACHTGELRFNGQAVRIDGGSAQHVLPSSVPTLRGGSFGQALVASLASTYYNPWKFERFARNVLGADYDARHQVLREDFKSSLDTFLKVAWNDTHRGLYPTEEGPGRTDAFGRIANASFGDAISPDNYRVANAPVDYPQLWDIWTFDWVQWNGSAQQPMARNIGEALGVGATLNFFDASGQPLKGEARYPSSVRVRDLNLIEETLQRLKPPAWPEALLGSVDKPLAVQGRALFAENCASCHVPRVTPVNGRAVQQLKLLPVAAIGTDPTAANNIADHRFDLTALQWDPAELGQLDVQLHPKPTEPLDLSKLSVAKGLAYVTAFVGNRAYREAKVTPAERPDLDGFGLPIGVQELRAYKARPLAGVWATAPFLHNGSVPSIYQLLSPQDERATTFYKGTFEYDPKHLGYRTEAFANGFVFDTRITGNHNSGHEFRAGERGNGVIGRLLQPQERWALLEYLKVLGGPLEAQLP from the coding sequence TTGCGCCTCTTACTCCGCTTACTGGTTCTGATCGCCGTATTGCTGGGGCTTGGCCTCGCCGTGGTTCTGTACTACGTGGCCAACCCCAAACTGCCGGCCTACTCCCCCGCGCAACAGGTGCATTACCTGGAGCAGTGGAGCGCCGCCGACCGTCAGACTTACTACTTCACGCCCCAGGGCACCCAGGTCAAAGGCTTGCGTTACGACTGGTTCGAGGCGCTGGAGCTGCCGTTCTCGCAACGGCGCTTCGCCGCCCCGGAATACCTGGCGCGCTTTGGTTTCCTGATTGATCCTGCCCAGAAAGCCACGCCGAACAACCCCGGCAACCTGCCGGTGGGTTTCGCCCGGCACCAGAACCCGGGCAGCCAGGATCAGTTCCTTGATATCACCTGCGCCGCCTGCCACACCGGCGAACTGCGCTTCAACGGCCAGGCCGTGCGGATTGATGGCGGCTCGGCGCAGCATGTGTTGCCCTCCAGTGTGCCGACCCTGCGCGGCGGCAGTTTTGGCCAGGCATTGGTGGCCAGCCTTGCCTCGACCTACTACAACCCGTGGAAATTCGAACGCTTCGCACGCAATGTATTGGGCGCGGACTACGACGCTCGGCATCAAGTCCTACGCGAAGACTTCAAAAGCTCACTCGATACGTTCTTGAAAGTCGCCTGGAACGATACCCATCGCGGGCTCTACCCCACCGAAGAAGGCCCCGGCCGTACCGACGCGTTCGGACGCATCGCCAATGCCAGCTTCGGCGATGCAATTTCGCCGGATAACTATCGCGTGGCCAACGCCCCGGTGGACTACCCGCAGCTATGGGACATCTGGACCTTCGACTGGGTGCAGTGGAACGGCTCGGCGCAGCAACCGATGGCGCGCAATATCGGCGAGGCGCTGGGTGTCGGCGCGACGCTGAATTTCTTCGACGCCAGCGGCCAGCCGCTCAAAGGCGAGGCACGCTACCCGTCCAGCGTCCGTGTTCGCGACCTGAACCTGATCGAAGAAACCCTGCAACGGCTCAAGCCGCCCGCCTGGCCGGAAGCGCTGCTGGGCAGCGTCGACAAACCCCTGGCCGTCCAGGGGCGCGCGCTGTTTGCCGAGAACTGCGCCAGTTGCCATGTTCCCCGAGTGACGCCAGTCAACGGGCGCGCAGTGCAACAACTCAAATTGCTGCCAGTCGCCGCAATTGGCACCGACCCCACCGCAGCCAACAACATTGCCGACCATCGCTTCGACCTGACGGCGTTGCAGTGGGATCCGGCGGAACTCGGGCAACTCGACGTTCAACTGCATCCCAAACCGACCGAACCGCTGGACCTGAGCAAACTCTCGGTGGCCAAGGGATTGGCCTACGTCACGGCATTCGTTGGGAACCGCGCTTATCGCGAAGCCAAGGTCACCCCGGCCGAACGACCGGACCTGGATGGCTTCGGCCTGCCCATTGGTGTCCAGGAACTGCGCGCCTACAAGGCCCGGCCACTGGCGGGCGTGTGGGCGACGGCGCCATTCCTGCACAACGGTTCGGTGCCGAGCATTTATCAATTGCTCTCGCCCCAGGACGAACGCGCCACCACCTTCTACAAAGGCACTTTTGAATACGACCCCAAACACCTGGGCTATCGCACCGAAGCCTTCGCCAATGGCTTCGTGTTCGACACGCGCATCACCGGCAATCACAACAGCGGCCACGAATTCCGCGCCGGTGAGCGCGGCAACGGCGTCATCGGCCGCTTGCTGCAACCGCAGGAACGCTGGGCGCTGCTGGAATACCTGAAAGTCTTGGGCGGTCCGCTGGAAGCGCAACTGCCATGA
- a CDS encoding YkvA family protein translates to MKAPWNFARFLPLAGRLLAKGRLPTLLFAVASKGASEGGRLGKLKDDLRLLQALCLAYWRGEYRAISRKSILTVVAGLMYFLSPLDAIPDFIPVFGMLDDIAVLAWVMKTLDDELNAFRAWRNRQLPEKLAVVERLPDTPEQLQLQGPKDD, encoded by the coding sequence ATGAAAGCACCCTGGAATTTCGCTCGATTCCTGCCACTGGCCGGGCGCCTGCTGGCTAAAGGCCGATTGCCGACCCTGCTGTTCGCCGTGGCCAGCAAAGGCGCCAGCGAAGGTGGGCGCCTGGGTAAACTCAAGGATGACCTGCGGCTGCTGCAGGCCTTGTGCCTGGCCTACTGGCGTGGCGAGTACCGGGCCATCAGCCGCAAATCGATCCTCACCGTCGTGGCCGGCCTGATGTATTTCCTCAGCCCACTGGACGCCATCCCGGATTTCATCCCGGTATTCGGCATGCTAGACGACATTGCCGTGCTGGCCTGGGTCATGAAAACCCTCGACGACGAACTCAATGCCTTCCGCGCCTGGCGCAATCGGCAGTTGCCGGAGAAGTTGGCCGTGGTCGAACGCCTGCCCGACACCCCGGAGCAGCTTCAGCTTCAAGGCCCGAAAGATGATTGA
- a CDS encoding FKBP-type peptidyl-prolyl cis-trans isomerase, with product MKQHRLAAAVALVSLVLAGCDSQTSVELKTPAQKASYGIGLNMGKSLAQEGMDDLDSKAVAQGIEDAVGKKEQKLKDDELVEAFAALQKRAEERMAKMSEESASAGKKFLEDNAKKAGVVTTASGLQYEVVKKADGPQPKPTDVVTVHYTGKLTNGTTFDSSVDRGSPIDLPVSGVIPGWVEGLQLMHVGEKYKLYIPSDLAYGAQSPSPAIPANSVLVFDLELLAIKDPAKQDAAK from the coding sequence ATGAAACAGCATCGGTTGGCGGCGGCGGTGGCCCTGGTAAGCCTGGTACTTGCGGGTTGTGATTCGCAGACCAGCGTAGAGCTGAAAACCCCGGCGCAAAAAGCTTCCTACGGGATTGGCCTGAACATGGGCAAGAGCCTGGCTCAGGAAGGCATGGATGATCTGGATTCCAAGGCCGTAGCTCAAGGCATCGAAGATGCCGTCGGCAAGAAAGAACAAAAGCTGAAGGACGACGAACTGGTCGAGGCCTTCGCAGCACTGCAAAAGCGTGCAGAAGAACGCATGGCGAAAATGAGCGAAGAGTCGGCATCCGCCGGCAAGAAATTCCTCGAAGACAACGCCAAGAAAGCCGGTGTAGTGACCACTGCATCCGGTCTGCAATATGAAGTGGTTAAAAAAGCGGATGGTCCTCAGCCTAAGCCGACCGACGTAGTGACTGTTCACTACACCGGCAAGCTGACCAACGGCACCACCTTTGACAGCTCGGTTGATCGCGGTAGCCCGATTGACCTGCCGGTCAGCGGCGTGATTCCAGGTTGGGTCGAAGGCCTGCAACTGATGCACGTCGGCGAGAAGTACAAGCTGTACATTCCTAGCGACCTGGCTTACGGCGCGCAAAGCCCAAGCCCGGCAATCCCGGCCAACTCGGTGCTGGTATTCGACCTGGAGCTGCTGGCGATCAAAGATCCAGCGAAACAAGACGCCGCCAAGTAA
- a CDS encoding sel1 repeat family protein produces the protein MFLRLKARASYWLARRLFHWSWFVKQPRGWKWLEGQFARMANLGDVGAQSFYGHILTFRGVGLGAREEGVRLLRLAALAGDGKAAYQVGVISLAGTPSKAPDPVEAARFWRIALKAGHPLAEIKLKGLPSDSASQ, from the coding sequence GTGTTTTTACGACTCAAGGCGCGGGCCTCCTACTGGTTGGCCCGCAGGCTGTTTCACTGGTCATGGTTCGTGAAACAGCCACGTGGCTGGAAATGGCTCGAAGGCCAATTCGCCCGCATGGCCAACCTCGGCGACGTCGGCGCGCAAAGCTTCTATGGCCACATCCTGACCTTTCGCGGCGTTGGCCTTGGTGCGCGTGAAGAAGGCGTGCGCTTGTTGCGCCTGGCGGCGTTGGCGGGAGATGGCAAAGCGGCGTATCAGGTGGGCGTGATCAGTTTGGCGGGGACGCCGAGTAAAGCGCCGGACCCGGTGGAAGCGGCGCGGTTTTGGCGGATTGCGTTGAAGGCTGGGCATCCGTTGGCGGAGATCAAGTTGAAAGGGTTGCCGAGCGACAGTGCTTCGCAGTGA
- a CDS encoding class I SAM-dependent methyltransferase — translation MSDAWNEGYFTDEGYTYSYSREINPVFLRYCLLLRGFASLETTDGYHCELGFGQGVSINIHAAANPGSWMGTDFHPGQAAHANALATSWNSDAKLYDDSFEQLLARDDLPQFDSISLHGIWTWVSRDNQKLIVEFARRHLKPGGLLYISYNCFPGWSPSAPLRHLFSLHDRFGTNRSESPDQRIDAALQFSEALLAANPNYASAAPNLNTKLQSIKGQDRQYVAHEYFNRDWNCMYFTDVVDALAPAKLDFATTAVPLDTVDPLNLSAEGMDFLEGIDHPIVREQARDYFVNQNFRRDLYLRGANRLSASEHRQGMLNTRFVLLQPAESVSDTVKGPAGEASLQAEIYGPVLEALAANAYAPKTLRQLSAAIPSMPYDDLLQAVTVLVGMSAAAPCQSEAAEKLVQARCNTLNLQLCKRSLLSNKIQVLASPVTGGGVPISRFQQLFLISIKQGKKHPAEWAQLAWSIISEQGEGLVKDGKALTTAEENIAELTEQAQAFAEQSLVILKALSIV, via the coding sequence ATGAGCGATGCCTGGAACGAAGGATATTTCACCGACGAAGGCTACACCTACAGCTATAGCCGGGAAATCAATCCAGTCTTCCTGCGCTATTGCTTGTTGTTGCGCGGCTTTGCCAGTCTGGAGACAACCGACGGCTATCACTGCGAATTGGGCTTTGGCCAGGGCGTCTCGATCAACATCCATGCCGCAGCCAATCCTGGCTCCTGGATGGGCACTGACTTCCATCCGGGCCAGGCAGCCCATGCCAATGCGCTGGCAACCTCCTGGAACAGCGATGCAAAGCTGTATGACGACAGCTTCGAGCAACTGCTGGCCCGAGATGATTTGCCGCAATTCGACAGCATCAGCCTGCACGGCATCTGGACCTGGGTCAGCCGCGACAACCAAAAATTGATCGTCGAATTCGCCCGACGTCACCTCAAGCCAGGTGGTTTGCTGTACATCAGTTACAACTGCTTCCCCGGCTGGTCGCCTTCGGCACCCTTGCGTCATCTGTTCAGCCTGCACGACCGTTTTGGTACAAACCGTTCCGAAAGCCCGGACCAACGCATCGACGCTGCATTGCAATTTTCCGAAGCGCTGCTCGCGGCCAACCCCAACTACGCCAGTGCGGCACCGAACCTGAACACCAAGCTGCAGAGCATCAAAGGCCAGGATCGGCAGTACGTCGCCCATGAATACTTCAACCGCGACTGGAACTGCATGTACTTCACCGACGTGGTCGATGCCCTGGCGCCAGCCAAACTCGACTTCGCCACCACGGCCGTGCCACTGGATACGGTAGACCCGCTCAACTTGAGCGCTGAAGGCATGGACTTCCTGGAAGGCATCGATCACCCGATCGTGCGCGAACAAGCGCGTGACTACTTCGTCAATCAGAATTTCCGCCGGGATCTGTACCTGCGCGGTGCTAATCGACTGTCCGCCTCTGAACACCGCCAAGGGATGCTCAATACACGTTTTGTCCTGCTGCAACCGGCAGAAAGCGTCTCTGACACCGTCAAAGGCCCGGCCGGCGAAGCGTCACTGCAGGCCGAGATCTACGGCCCGGTACTCGAAGCGCTGGCAGCCAACGCCTATGCCCCTAAAACGTTGCGTCAGTTGTCAGCGGCCATACCCTCGATGCCTTATGACGACCTGCTCCAGGCCGTCACCGTATTGGTCGGGATGAGCGCAGCGGCACCGTGCCAGAGTGAAGCGGCCGAGAAGCTGGTACAGGCACGCTGCAACACCCTCAACCTGCAACTATGCAAACGCTCGCTGCTCAGCAACAAAATCCAGGTCCTGGCCAGCCCGGTCACGGGCGGCGGCGTGCCGATCAGCCGGTTCCAACAGTTGTTCCTGATATCGATCAAACAAGGCAAAAAACACCCGGCGGAATGGGCGCAACTGGCCTGGAGCATCATCAGCGAACAAGGCGAAGGTCTGGTCAAGGACGGCAAGGCGCTGACCACCGCAGAAGAAAACATCGCGGAACTGACCGAGCAGGCGCAAGCCTTTGCCGAGCAATCGCTGGTGATTCTCAAGGCGTTGAGCATCGTTTAA
- a CDS encoding catalase family protein, translating into MLNTLWLRLGAFLAKTLLWLLGLGLLGWALATAWFAWQHSGAVSADEQIPDGESAMTQDIIQTAVRIVDQHRESTRYLRDAHAKAHGCVKAQVQVLPELAAELRQGVFSEPGKTWQATVRFSNGNAYPQFDSFRDARGMAIKLLDVPGQQLLADQAARHEQDFVMFSHPNFFVSDVAEYRQNVAAQADGKTAMAFFPGWDPRTWQVRHLFIALATLSPAPESPTRTTYFSVSPYKFGGDNAKFRVMPDPGSCQAYVLPKQNQDLPNFLRSALNQQLSTDRMPACFVLQIQRQDANKYMPIEDTSIEWRERDAPFETVARINVPAQDFDTPALNLQCDNQSFNPWFGLEAHRPIGGINRLRKAVYEAVSDYRHSRNAEQ; encoded by the coding sequence ATGCTGAACACGCTCTGGCTGCGCCTCGGCGCCTTCCTTGCCAAGACCCTGCTTTGGTTGCTCGGCCTCGGACTGCTCGGGTGGGCGCTGGCCACCGCATGGTTTGCCTGGCAGCACAGCGGCGCGGTCTCCGCCGATGAACAGATCCCGGACGGTGAGTCGGCGATGACCCAGGACATCATCCAGACCGCCGTGCGCATCGTCGATCAACACCGCGAAAGCACTCGTTACCTGCGCGATGCCCACGCCAAGGCCCATGGTTGCGTGAAGGCTCAAGTTCAGGTGTTGCCAGAGCTGGCAGCGGAATTGCGTCAAGGGGTGTTCAGCGAGCCCGGCAAAACCTGGCAAGCGACCGTTCGCTTTTCCAATGGCAACGCTTACCCGCAATTTGACAGCTTCCGCGATGCGAGGGGCATGGCCATCAAGTTGCTCGATGTACCCGGTCAACAATTGCTGGCGGATCAGGCGGCTCGCCACGAACAGGACTTCGTGATGTTCAGTCATCCGAATTTCTTTGTCAGCGATGTCGCCGAGTACCGTCAGAATGTGGCTGCCCAGGCTGACGGCAAAACGGCGATGGCGTTCTTTCCAGGCTGGGACCCGCGCACGTGGCAGGTTCGCCATCTGTTTATCGCCCTGGCGACGCTCTCCCCTGCTCCAGAAAGCCCGACCCGGACTACCTACTTTTCGGTTTCGCCCTACAAGTTCGGTGGCGACAATGCCAAGTTCCGCGTCATGCCCGACCCGGGAAGCTGCCAGGCCTACGTCCTGCCCAAGCAAAATCAGGATTTGCCGAATTTCCTGCGCAGCGCGCTGAATCAGCAGCTGTCCACCGACCGGATGCCGGCGTGTTTCGTATTGCAGATCCAGCGCCAGGATGCGAACAAATACATGCCGATCGAAGACACCAGCATTGAGTGGCGTGAACGTGATGCGCCATTCGAAACCGTGGCGCGGATCAACGTGCCTGCGCAGGATTTCGATACCCCGGCGCTGAATCTGCAATGCGACAATCAGTCGTTCAACCCATGGTTCGGTCTGGAAGCGCACCGCCCGATTGGTGGCATCAATCGCCTGCGTAAAGCCGTGTACGAAGCGGTCAGCGACTACCGGCATAGTCGTAACGCCGAGCAATAA
- a CDS encoding helix-turn-helix domain-containing protein: MDIQIITREGEPEYAVVPWAQYQALLKAAGIEQQPPRAAPERPAAAADQILPGLDQLRSLREGKGIAIEALARTVGISPSYLALIESGERQPDAAIRRSLAWELTVPGWRDES, translated from the coding sequence ATGGATATTCAGATAATCACACGCGAAGGCGAGCCCGAATATGCCGTTGTGCCATGGGCTCAGTATCAGGCTCTACTGAAAGCAGCAGGCATCGAGCAACAACCGCCACGGGCCGCCCCAGAGCGTCCGGCGGCCGCAGCAGACCAGATTCTTCCGGGTCTGGATCAACTCCGCAGTTTGCGCGAAGGGAAGGGCATCGCCATTGAGGCGCTGGCCCGCACGGTAGGCATCAGCCCGTCTTATCTGGCCTTGATCGAAAGTGGCGAGCGTCAACCCGACGCAGCGATTCGCCGCAGCCTGGCCTGGGAATTGACGGTGCCAGGATGGAGGGATGAATCGTGA